A single genomic interval of Bradyrhizobium sp. AZCC 1693 harbors:
- the trmFO gene encoding methylenetetrahydrofolate--tRNA-(uracil(54)-C(5))-methyltransferase (FADH(2)-oxidizing) TrmFO, whose product MISSTPQTDTVHVIGGGLAGSEAAWQVANAGIRVVLHEMRPLRMTEAHRTEGLAELVCSNSFRSDDAANNAVGLLHAEMRRLGSLIMRCADANQVPAGGALAVDRDGFSAAVTRTLHDHPLIEIARSEIAGLPPAEWGNVIVATGPLTSAPLADAIRELTDENALAFFDAIAPIVHKDSIDMSVAWFQSRYDKVGPGGSGADYINCPMTKEQYDAFVAALLAGDKVDFKDWETNTPYFDGCLPVEVMAERGPETLRHGPMKPVGLTNPHNPTVKPYAIVQLRQDNKLGTLYNIVGFQTKLNYGAQQRVFRTIPGLENAEFARLGGLHRNTFLNSPKLLDGQLRLRAQPRLRFAGQMTGCEGYVESASIGLIAGLYAAANARAQSLEPPPVTTALGSLLGHITGGHIETSEAGTRSFQPMNINFGLFPPLASLPTKKADGTRLRGNEKSVAKKQALSARALADLDRWIAEHLRIAAAA is encoded by the coding sequence ATGATTTCCTCCACTCCCCAAACTGACACCGTCCATGTGATTGGCGGCGGCCTTGCCGGCTCGGAAGCCGCCTGGCAGGTCGCCAATGCCGGCATCCGCGTCGTCCTGCACGAGATGCGCCCGTTGCGGATGACCGAGGCCCACCGCACCGAAGGCCTGGCCGAGCTCGTCTGCTCCAACTCGTTCCGCTCCGACGACGCCGCCAACAACGCCGTCGGCCTGCTGCATGCCGAGATGCGCCGGCTGGGCTCGCTGATCATGCGCTGCGCCGACGCCAACCAGGTGCCCGCGGGCGGGGCGCTGGCGGTCGACCGCGACGGGTTTTCCGCAGCCGTCACCCGGACCCTGCACGACCATCCCCTGATCGAGATCGCCCGCTCCGAAATCGCTGGCCTGCCGCCGGCGGAATGGGGCAACGTGATCGTCGCGACCGGCCCCCTCACCTCGGCGCCGCTGGCGGACGCTATTCGCGAGCTGACGGATGAGAACGCGTTGGCGTTCTTCGATGCGATCGCGCCGATCGTGCACAAGGATTCCATCGACATGTCGGTGGCATGGTTTCAGTCGCGCTACGACAAGGTCGGGCCGGGCGGCAGCGGCGCGGACTACATCAACTGCCCGATGACGAAAGAGCAGTATGACGCGTTCGTCGCAGCGCTGCTGGCCGGCGACAAGGTGGATTTCAAGGACTGGGAGACCAACACGCCCTATTTCGACGGCTGCCTGCCGGTCGAGGTCATGGCCGAACGTGGCCCTGAAACCCTGCGGCATGGACCGATGAAGCCGGTCGGGTTGACCAATCCGCACAATCCGACGGTCAAGCCCTACGCCATTGTGCAGCTGCGCCAGGACAACAAGCTCGGCACGCTCTACAACATCGTCGGCTTCCAGACCAAACTGAACTACGGCGCGCAGCAGCGCGTGTTCCGCACCATTCCGGGCCTCGAGAACGCCGAATTCGCCCGGCTCGGCGGCCTGCACCGCAACACCTTCCTGAACTCGCCAAAACTCCTCGATGGGCAGTTGCGCTTGCGCGCGCAGCCAAGGCTGCGCTTCGCCGGCCAGATGACAGGCTGTGAGGGCTATGTGGAATCCGCCAGCATCGGCCTGATCGCAGGCCTCTACGCCGCGGCGAACGCCCGGGCGCAGTCGCTCGAACCACCGCCCGTGACCACGGCGCTGGGCTCGCTGCTCGGACATATCACGGGGGGCCACATCGAGACGTCGGAGGCCGGAACGCGGTCATTCCAGCCGATGAACATCAATTTCGGCCTATTCCCGCCGCTTGCGAGCTTGCCTACCAAGAAAGCGGACGGCACAAGGCTGCGCGGCAACGAGAAGTCGGTGGCAAAAAAGCAGGCGCTCAGCGCCCGGGCGCTGGCCGATCTTGATCGCTGGATCGCCGAGCATCTGCGCATAGCAGCGGCGGCGTAA
- a CDS encoding DUF2189 domain-containing protein, whose product MATSYQGNVTSLTQSGRDAAAAPVIRTIGLAELGRALRRGWEDFKAVPTHAIILCVIYPVLGLVLARAVLGYSVIPLLFPLAAGFALIGPFAALGLYEMSRRRERGEQATAWDALEVLRSPSFGAMLGLGVLLLALFVTWVATAQAIYIAAFGYEGATGISDFASRVLTTSQGWWLIVVGCGVGFLFALVALCISVVSFPLMLDRHASAGDAMVTSLRAVARNPAPMAAWGLIVAVLLVAGTLPFFLGLAVVIPLLGHATWHLYRETIEPELNPQPLPPRAHRERKPAADFPANLFPWRRKDGA is encoded by the coding sequence ATGGCCACTTCATATCAAGGCAATGTCACATCACTGACGCAAAGCGGAAGAGACGCCGCTGCTGCGCCAGTCATCCGAACGATCGGCCTCGCCGAGCTCGGCCGCGCGTTGCGACGCGGCTGGGAAGATTTCAAGGCCGTGCCAACGCACGCCATCATCCTGTGCGTGATCTATCCTGTGCTCGGGCTGGTGCTGGCCCGCGCCGTTCTCGGCTATTCCGTCATACCGCTGTTGTTTCCGCTGGCCGCCGGCTTCGCCCTGATCGGTCCGTTCGCGGCGCTCGGCCTCTATGAAATGAGCCGCCGCCGCGAGCGTGGTGAACAGGCAACCGCCTGGGATGCGCTCGAGGTGCTGCGCTCGCCGTCATTTGGCGCGATGCTTGGCCTCGGCGTGCTGCTGCTGGCGCTTTTCGTGACCTGGGTGGCCACGGCGCAGGCAATCTACATCGCTGCGTTCGGCTATGAGGGCGCGACCGGCATTTCCGATTTCGCCTCGCGCGTGCTGACGACATCGCAAGGTTGGTGGCTGATCGTGGTCGGCTGCGGCGTCGGCTTCCTGTTCGCCCTCGTCGCGCTCTGTATCAGCGTGGTGTCATTCCCGCTGATGCTCGATCGCCATGCCAGCGCCGGCGATGCGATGGTGACCTCGCTGCGCGCGGTCGCACGCAATCCGGCGCCGATGGCGGCCTGGGGATTGATCGTCGCGGTGCTCCTGGTGGCGGGAACGTTGCCGTTCTTCCTCGGCCTTGCCGTCGTCATCCCCCTGCTCGGGCACGCCACTTGGCATCTCTATCGGGAGACGATCGAGCCGGAACTCAATCCGCAGCCGCTTCCGCCCCGCGCGCACCGCGAACGCAAGCCTGCGGCCGATTTCCCGGCCAATCTGTTCCCCTGGCGGCGCAAGGATGGCGCATAA
- a CDS encoding SPW repeat protein, giving the protein MSGFGFFSKHRTWEDWFGMLLGLLIVVSPWFPFSSHDVMDAERSTMILNTFVVGMLVFGLAQLEYVALQRWEEIGEIALGLWLMASPFVLGYSGDDILRAWHVALGAIVVLVGALQLWQDWRLSDQELANHPQ; this is encoded by the coding sequence ATGTCGGGCTTTGGTTTCTTCAGCAAACATCGCACGTGGGAAGACTGGTTCGGCATGCTGCTTGGCCTGCTGATCGTGGTGTCGCCGTGGTTTCCTTTCTCCAGCCACGACGTAATGGACGCCGAACGCAGCACCATGATCCTCAACACGTTCGTGGTCGGCATGCTGGTCTTCGGTCTGGCCCAGCTCGAATATGTCGCACTGCAGCGCTGGGAGGAGATAGGCGAGATCGCGCTCGGCCTCTGGCTGATGGCCTCGCCGTTCGTCCTCGGCTACTCCGGTGACGACATCCTTCGGGCCTGGCATGTCGCCCTCGGTGCAATCGTGGTCCTGGTGGGTGCGCTTCAGCTTTGGCAGGATTGGCGCTTGAGCGACCAGGAACTGGCCAACCATCCGCAGTAA
- a CDS encoding DUF1127 domain-containing protein, whose amino-acid sequence MLLSLIRMIQAFRDYQRNVSELSQLSDRELADIGLDRSDIPRVAAGTYAG is encoded by the coding sequence ATGTTACTCTCGCTCATCCGCATGATCCAGGCGTTCCGGGATTATCAGCGCAATGTCAGCGAACTGTCCCAGCTCAGCGATCGCGAACTGGCCGATATCGGCCTCGATCGTTCGGACATTCCGCGCGTTGCCGCCGGGACCTATGCCGGCTGA
- a CDS encoding GNAT family N-acetyltransferase: MAAVRDNKAQNRFELDVEGAVAFANYHVAPAAVIITHTETPRALRGRGIASELVRGALELIRADGRKVIAGCGFVVDYLRRNPEFADLMG; the protein is encoded by the coding sequence ATGGCCGCCGTCCGCGACAACAAGGCTCAAAACCGCTTCGAACTCGATGTCGAGGGCGCGGTGGCGTTTGCGAACTATCACGTCGCGCCTGCGGCGGTCATCATCACCCATACCGAAACGCCCCGCGCGCTGCGTGGCCGCGGCATCGCTTCGGAATTGGTCAGGGGCGCGCTCGAGCTGATCCGCGCCGACGGCCGCAAGGTCATCGCCGGCTGCGGCTTTGTCGTGGACTATCTGCGCAGAAACCCGGAATTTGCCGATCTGATGGGGTAA
- a CDS encoding phytoene/squalene synthase family protein — MSAAATSKESAAFCADLVRTYDFARYASTLFLPAAQRRSLLSVYAFNVEISRVRELVSQPLPGEMRLQWWTDMLEGDGHGGVEGNPVAAELLQTISEFRLPAEPLSRLIEEHQFDLYNDPMPSMAALEGYVTETSSALFSLGARIAAQPSAVIDHLARHAGLAQGMAQVIAALPLDAARRQLFLPLQLLQQHGSGMEEVFSGKQTPRSRAAIDQLAGDALKHLGTAFDLLIHVPPQARPVFLPLALVRRDLKRMSRADFDPFVPQATSRLRTLWTLWRASRSRQFGG; from the coding sequence ATGAGCGCGGCGGCGACGTCGAAGGAGTCCGCCGCGTTCTGCGCCGATCTGGTGCGCACGTACGACTTCGCCCGCTATGCGTCGACGCTGTTCCTGCCGGCGGCGCAACGCCGCTCGCTGCTGTCGGTCTACGCCTTCAATGTCGAGATATCGCGCGTGCGCGAGCTGGTCAGCCAGCCGCTGCCGGGCGAAATGCGGCTGCAATGGTGGACCGACATGCTGGAAGGCGACGGCCATGGCGGCGTCGAGGGCAATCCGGTCGCGGCCGAACTCCTGCAGACGATCAGCGAATTCCGCCTGCCGGCCGAACCGCTGTCGCGGCTGATCGAGGAGCATCAGTTCGACCTCTACAACGATCCGATGCCGTCGATGGCGGCGCTGGAGGGCTATGTCACCGAAACCTCCTCGGCGCTGTTCTCGCTCGGCGCGCGGATCGCGGCACAGCCGTCGGCCGTGATCGACCATCTCGCGCGCCATGCCGGGCTGGCCCAGGGCATGGCGCAGGTGATCGCGGCGCTGCCGCTCGATGCCGCGCGGCGTCAGCTATTCCTGCCGCTGCAATTGCTGCAGCAACACGGCAGCGGGATGGAAGAAGTTTTTTCGGGCAAGCAGACGCCGCGGTCGCGTGCCGCGATCGATCAGTTGGCGGGGGACGCCCTAAAGCATCTCGGCACGGCCTTCGATCTGCTCATACATGTGCCGCCACAGGCGCGGCCGGTGTTCCTTCCGCTGGCGCTGGTCCGCCGCGACCTGAAGCGCATGTCACGCGCTGACTTCGATCCCTTCGTGCCGCAGGCGACATCGCGGCTGCGGACCTTGTGGACGTTGTGGCGGGCGTCGAGATCACGACAATTCGGCGGGTAG
- the ltrA gene encoding group II intron reverse transcriptase/maturase, whose protein sequence is MRQKNQVELNLGTGAEGEARSAAAREPEACTAEACLEHPAVAGPSMEAVLERENLKKALAQVKRNKGAAGVDGMSVDAMPAYLKEHWLTIRAQLLDGTYKPQPVRRVEIPKASGGLRPLGIPTVLDRFIQQAVMQVLQVDWDGTFSETSFGFRPKHSAHQAVEQAQAYIASGYAVVVDIDLEKFFDRVNHDILMGLVAKRVADKRVLKLIRAFLNAGVLEGGLVSPTEEGTPQGGPLSPLLSNLMLDVLDKELEKRGHRFVRYADDCNIYVRSQRAGERVMAGLERFLEKRLKLKVNKAKSAVAKPSVRKFLGFSFTSEPLPRRRIAPQAVARFKAKVRELTRRTGGKSLAQGIKELSVYLIGWRGYFGFCQTPSVLRALDEWIRRRLRAVAWKQWKRGPARFAELRRRGVGRVLAAKAASSPRGPWRLSNSPALNMALPIALFGSLGLASIAARRPA, encoded by the coding sequence ATGCGGCAGAAGAATCAGGTCGAGCTGAACTTGGGCACCGGGGCGGAGGGTGAAGCCCGAAGCGCCGCCGCCCGAGAGCCCGAAGCCTGCACGGCGGAAGCCTGTCTCGAACACCCGGCGGTCGCAGGGCCGTCGATGGAAGCAGTTCTCGAGCGTGAGAATCTGAAGAAAGCGTTGGCGCAAGTGAAGCGCAACAAGGGTGCGGCGGGCGTTGACGGTATGAGTGTCGATGCTATGCCGGCCTACCTGAAAGAGCACTGGCTCACGATCCGGGCTCAGCTGCTTGACGGCACTTACAAGCCGCAGCCGGTGCGGCGGGTGGAGATACCGAAGGCGTCGGGCGGCCTGCGGCCGCTCGGCATCCCGACGGTGCTCGACCGCTTCATCCAGCAGGCGGTAATGCAGGTGCTGCAAGTTGACTGGGACGGAACGTTCTCCGAGACGAGCTTCGGCTTCCGGCCGAAGCACTCGGCGCATCAGGCGGTGGAGCAGGCGCAGGCGTATATTGCGTCCGGCTATGCCGTCGTCGTGGATATTGACCTGGAGAAGTTCTTCGACCGGGTCAACCACGACATCCTGATGGGGCTTGTTGCCAAGCGGGTTGCTGACAAGCGCGTCCTGAAGCTCATCCGCGCGTTCCTGAATGCGGGTGTGCTGGAGGGAGGGCTGGTCAGTCCGACGGAGGAGGGTACGCCGCAGGGTGGGCCGCTCTCGCCGCTGTTGTCGAACCTGATGCTGGACGTGCTGGACAAGGAACTGGAGAAGCGCGGTCATCGCTTCGTGCGCTACGCCGACGACTGCAACATCTATGTGCGCAGTCAACGCGCGGGCGAGCGGGTGATGGCCGGGCTCGAACGGTTCCTCGAAAAGCGCCTCAAGCTCAAGGTCAACAAGGCCAAGAGTGCGGTCGCCAAGCCGAGCGTCCGCAAGTTCCTGGGCTTCAGCTTTACAAGCGAGCCGCTGCCGCGACGGCGCATTGCGCCGCAGGCCGTCGCCCGCTTCAAGGCGAAAGTTCGGGAGCTGACGCGGCGCACGGGCGGGAAAAGCCTCGCGCAGGGCATCAAGGAGCTGTCCGTCTACCTGATCGGGTGGCGCGGCTACTTCGGCTTCTGCCAAACCCCGTCGGTGTTGCGCGCACTTGACGAATGGATCAGGCGGCGGTTGCGCGCCGTCGCCTGGAAGCAATGGAAGCGTGGACCTGCTCGCTTCGCTGAGTTGCGACGCCGCGGCGTCGGCCGGGTCCTGGCGGCAAAAGCTGCCAGCAGCCCACGGGGCCCTTGGCGGCTCAGCAACAGCCCCGCGCTCAACATGGCTTTGCCAATTGCTCTCTTCGGTTCGCTCGGCTTGGCTTCCATCGCGGCACGGCGGCCCGCATGA
- a CDS encoding tetratricopeptide repeat protein translates to MRVLTCLTAALLGVAAISAQSPAAFAEADQSWQTCIGVTTPPDDKVAACSAVIDAKRETGSKLAAAYCFRGHGLTEKRQYDAALSDLNESIRLDPFSACALTNRGRVYAFKRDLDRAIADYDEAISINPAFALAYNNRGDAWVNKGDLDRAIADFSAAIEHNPSLAIAYGNRGYAYHRKRDMARAVADYTMEIKLRPDVLAYINRGNAYRDSEQLDRAAADYGEVIKLAPTDARGWRNRGMIKLFQGDTRAGLADYDKALQYDPADAYSWNNRGQAKMRLGDKAGAIADFRKALEISPGLSTASDSLKRLGAAQ, encoded by the coding sequence ATGCGTGTTTTGACCTGCCTGACCGCTGCATTGCTGGGTGTCGCGGCGATATCAGCGCAATCGCCCGCCGCGTTCGCCGAAGCCGACCAGAGCTGGCAAACCTGCATCGGCGTGACCACGCCCCCGGACGACAAGGTGGCCGCGTGCAGCGCGGTCATCGATGCCAAACGCGAAACCGGCAGCAAGCTTGCGGCGGCGTACTGCTTCCGCGGGCACGGCCTGACCGAGAAGCGGCAGTACGATGCGGCGCTTTCCGACCTCAACGAGTCGATCCGGCTCGATCCGTTCTCGGCCTGCGCACTCACCAACCGCGGCCGCGTCTACGCCTTCAAGCGCGATCTCGATCGTGCGATAGCCGACTACGACGAAGCCATCAGCATTAACCCGGCGTTCGCGCTGGCCTACAACAATCGCGGCGACGCCTGGGTCAACAAGGGCGACCTCGACCGCGCGATCGCCGATTTCAGCGCCGCCATCGAGCACAATCCATCGCTTGCGATAGCCTATGGCAATCGCGGCTACGCCTATCACCGCAAGCGTGACATGGCCCGTGCGGTGGCGGATTACACCATGGAGATCAAGCTCAGGCCCGACGTTCTGGCCTACATCAATCGCGGCAACGCCTATCGCGACAGCGAGCAGCTCGACCGTGCCGCAGCCGACTACGGCGAGGTGATCAAGCTGGCGCCGACGGACGCGCGGGGCTGGCGCAATCGGGGGATGATCAAACTGTTCCAGGGCGACACCAGAGCCGGTCTGGCCGATTACGACAAGGCGCTGCAATACGATCCGGCCGACGCCTATTCCTGGAACAATCGTGGCCAGGCCAAGATGCGGCTCGGCGACAAGGCCGGCGCGATTGCCGATTTCCGTAAGGCGCTGGAGATCAGTCCGGGGTTGAGCACGGCGAGCGATAGCCTGAAGCGGCTCGGTGCGGCGCAATAG
- a CDS encoding fumarylacetoacetate hydrolase family protein, with translation MSNVDRRTILATGALALAGAGVEAGTAAAQAGPKSIFPVGTTTIPIVGETDVFPVRRIYCIGRNYAAHAREMGSDPNREPPFFFQKPTDAIQNVAIGSVGDHPYPSLTKNYHYEVELVAALKSGGTNISPEQALDHVYGYALGLDMTRRDLQRAMGDEKKPWEIGKSFDRSAVLGPIHPAAKTGHFTKGAISLAVNGTVKQNSDLRNMIWSVAEQIAKLSEAFELKPGDIIYSGTPENVGPVVKGDVLLCKLEGLPDMSIRIV, from the coding sequence ATGAGCAATGTCGATCGCAGGACCATCCTGGCAACGGGCGCGCTGGCGCTGGCCGGTGCTGGCGTGGAGGCCGGCACGGCCGCGGCGCAGGCTGGTCCGAAATCGATTTTTCCGGTTGGCACGACGACCATCCCGATCGTGGGTGAGACCGATGTGTTTCCGGTGCGGCGGATCTACTGCATCGGGCGAAATTATGCCGCGCATGCGCGCGAAATGGGTTCGGACCCCAATCGCGAGCCGCCGTTCTTCTTTCAGAAGCCGACCGACGCGATCCAGAATGTCGCCATCGGTAGTGTCGGCGATCATCCCTATCCCTCGCTCACCAAGAACTATCATTACGAGGTCGAACTGGTAGCAGCGCTGAAATCGGGCGGTACCAATATCTCGCCGGAGCAGGCGCTCGACCACGTCTACGGCTATGCGCTCGGCCTCGACATGACACGGCGCGATCTGCAGCGCGCGATGGGTGACGAGAAGAAGCCATGGGAAATCGGCAAGAGCTTCGATCGTTCCGCCGTGCTCGGGCCGATTCACCCCGCAGCCAAGACCGGCCATTTCACCAAGGGCGCGATTTCGCTGGCGGTGAACGGCACGGTCAAGCAGAACTCCGATCTGCGCAACATGATCTGGAGCGTGGCGGAGCAGATCGCCAAGCTTTCGGAAGCCTTCGAACTCAAGCCGGGCGACATCATCTATTCGGGCACGCCGGAAAATGTCGGCCCGGTGGTGAAGGGCGACGTGCTGTTGTGCAAGCTCGAGGGCCTGCCGGATATGTCGATCCGGATTGTTTGA
- a CDS encoding serine/threonine protein kinase: MSLPKDDAATLSARWTEGVLLKRDVFSTVERGRFRDDASELDAVLRRLDQVPLWSYPLARHLFARERRALALARDLDVGPKLLWAGRRALVRGFIDGVALHLAKPHGDLAYFRSAKLALRKLHRAGICHNDLAKEQNWLRGSDGRAYVTDFQLAACFKTRSRLFRIAAYEDLRHLLKHKRSYAPQALTPMERKILARKSFVASIWLKTGKKVYQAITRGLFNFTDREGGGRRLVNDAPVLIELIRKNPEVRDTAIVAFADRRTGVGLYAFVEADKVALEKQLRSELSSAKGVKPPEHIQVVHALPRDAAGKPRTEILQLVAMNQLDLIGPLITSEIDRAFMKDILESRKNLRDRFNFESADMDRPST, translated from the coding sequence ATGAGCTTGCCCAAAGACGACGCCGCCACCCTGTCGGCGCGCTGGACCGAAGGCGTGCTGTTGAAGCGCGACGTGTTCTCGACCGTCGAACGCGGCCGCTTTCGCGATGATGCCAGTGAGCTTGACGCGGTGCTGCGCCGGCTCGATCAGGTGCCGCTGTGGTCCTATCCGCTCGCCCGCCATCTGTTCGCCCGCGAGCGCCGCGCGCTGGCGCTAGCGCGCGATCTCGACGTCGGCCCAAAGCTGCTCTGGGCCGGCCGAAGAGCGCTGGTGCGCGGCTTTATCGATGGTGTCGCACTGCATCTGGCAAAACCCCATGGCGACCTCGCCTATTTCCGATCCGCCAAACTCGCGCTTCGCAAGCTGCACCGCGCCGGCATCTGCCATAATGATCTCGCCAAGGAGCAGAACTGGCTCCGTGGCAGCGACGGCCGGGCCTATGTTACCGATTTTCAGCTTGCCGCCTGTTTCAAGACAAGAAGCCGCCTGTTCCGGATCGCGGCCTATGAGGACCTGCGTCATCTGCTGAAGCACAAGCGCAGCTACGCGCCACAGGCGCTGACGCCGATGGAGCGCAAGATTCTCGCGCGCAAATCCTTTGTCGCCAGCATCTGGCTCAAGACCGGCAAGAAGGTCTACCAGGCCATCACCCGCGGCCTGTTCAACTTCACCGATCGCGAAGGTGGCGGCCGCCGGCTGGTCAACGACGCGCCTGTGCTGATCGAGCTGATCAGGAAGAACCCTGAAGTGCGCGACACCGCCATTGTCGCTTTCGCCGACCGCCGCACCGGCGTCGGACTGTACGCCTTTGTCGAGGCCGACAAGGTCGCGCTGGAAAAGCAGTTGCGCAGCGAACTTTCGTCCGCCAAGGGCGTCAAGCCGCCGGAGCATATCCAGGTGGTGCATGCCCTGCCGCGCGATGCCGCCGGCAAACCGCGCACGGAAATATTGCAGCTCGTCGCCATGAACCAGCTCGACCTGATCGGGCCGCTGATCACGAGCGAGATCGACCGCGCGTTCATGAAAGACATTCTGGAGTCACGGAAGAATTTGCGGGACCGATTCAATTTTGAGTCCGCGGATATGGATAGGCCGTCAACTTGA
- a CDS encoding DUF3597 domain-containing protein, with amino-acid sequence MSIFGKIMSAIFGSKADAAPAGGGAAAGAGSSGGAAAPAAATVDVAPILDQAVKAKGEKLEWRTSIVDLMKALDIDSSFAARKELAKELGYTGDSNDSASMNIWLHKQVMAKLAANGGKLPPDIKH; translated from the coding sequence ATGAGCATTTTCGGAAAAATCATGAGCGCGATCTTCGGCAGCAAGGCGGACGCCGCGCCGGCCGGCGGCGGTGCGGCCGCGGGCGCTGGATCGTCCGGGGGCGCCGCCGCACCGGCAGCCGCTACCGTTGACGTCGCTCCCATCCTCGACCAGGCGGTGAAGGCCAAGGGCGAAAAGCTGGAGTGGCGCACTTCGATCGTCGACCTGATGAAGGCGCTCGACATCGATTCCAGCTTCGCCGCGCGCAAGGAGCTCGCCAAGGAGCTCGGCTATACCGGCGACAGCAACGATTCCGCGAGCATGAATATCTGGCTGCACAAGCAGGTCATGGCCAAGCTGGCTGCCAATGGCGGCAAGCTGCCGCCGGATATCAAGCACTGA
- a CDS encoding lytic murein transglycosylase has translation MISRLYLRALTLGALLLTSAAPALAAPCGTGPFETWLEDFKKEAAAKGISASAIQAGLTGVTLDKSVLARDHSQKVFSQTFEEFSGRMVPPRLTRGANMLKQYGSVLGRIEQAYGVPGEVLVAIWGLETDFGVNIGKFPTLRSLATLAYDCRRTDLFKAELMDALRIVERGDIAPQDLRGAWAGEIGQTQFMPSSYIKFAVDFDSNGRRDLLRSPPDVLASTANFLASHGWQRGKDWEPGSANFAAIKEWNKSEVYAKTIAYFATQLSRAP, from the coding sequence ATGATCTCTCGCCTTTATCTGCGCGCTCTGACCCTGGGCGCCCTGTTGCTGACTTCTGCGGCGCCCGCGCTTGCAGCGCCCTGCGGCACGGGACCGTTCGAAACGTGGCTGGAAGATTTCAAGAAGGAAGCAGCCGCCAAAGGGATCTCGGCGTCCGCCATACAAGCCGGCCTGACCGGCGTCACCCTCGACAAGAGCGTGCTGGCCCGCGACCATTCGCAGAAGGTCTTCAGCCAGACGTTTGAGGAATTCTCCGGCCGCATGGTTCCGCCCCGGCTGACCCGCGGCGCCAACATGCTCAAGCAATATGGCTCGGTGCTCGGCCGCATCGAACAGGCGTATGGCGTGCCCGGCGAAGTGCTGGTGGCGATCTGGGGCCTGGAAACTGATTTTGGCGTCAACATCGGAAAATTCCCGACGCTGCGCTCGCTGGCGACGCTGGCCTATGATTGCCGCCGCACCGACCTGTTCAAGGCCGAGTTGATGGATGCGCTGCGCATCGTCGAGCGCGGCGATATCGCGCCACAGGATTTGCGCGGCGCATGGGCGGGCGAAATCGGCCAGACCCAGTTCATGCCGTCGTCCTACATCAAGTTCGCGGTCGATTTCGACAGCAACGGACGCCGCGATCTCCTGCGTAGCCCCCCGGACGTGCTGGCCTCCACCGCCAACTTCCTCGCCAGCCACGGCTGGCAACGCGGCAAGGACTGGGAGCCCGGCAGCGCCAATTTCGCGGCGATCAAGGAGTGGAACAAGAGCGAGGTCTACGCCAAAACCATCGCCTATTTCGCGACGCAGCTTTCGCGGGCGCCTTAG
- a CDS encoding transposase — MAYCLGERGLRSTVAWATSVGLVDISNVALLYRLRQCGDWFAMLVGQVLAATAPSASRGRMIRIIDATSVPKKGSEARKKNKVWRIHSAFDLPQERFGHFELTDQRAGETLDRIPAVAGEIRLADRAYLQPDRMATLLEAGADLVIRAGWKSARWLDAEGEVFDLLAALRKAAVRGLIDRPIWVKRKRGAPLALRLVAIKKPVQAAADARRKARRDAQRGGHQLSKQTLEAAEWVILITSLKPKDFATADVLALYRLRWRIELGFKRLKSLIGLKGPPGTDEGSARPHVLAHLLAILLLEPFIDELEVSPRLAEAA, encoded by the coding sequence TTGGCTTACTGTCTGGGCGAGCGCGGATTGCGCTCGACCGTTGCATGGGCGACATCGGTAGGTCTTGTCGATATTTCCAACGTGGCTCTGCTATATCGACTGCGTCAGTGCGGGGACTGGTTCGCAATGCTGGTGGGTCAGGTACTTGCGGCCACTGCCCCGTCAGCGAGCCGGGGACGAATGATCCGCATCATCGATGCCACTTCGGTGCCGAAGAAAGGATCGGAGGCCAGGAAGAAGAACAAGGTGTGGCGCATCCACAGCGCGTTCGATCTGCCGCAGGAACGCTTTGGCCACTTCGAACTGACCGATCAGCGGGCGGGCGAGACGCTCGACCGGATACCGGCGGTGGCTGGAGAGATCCGCCTTGCCGATCGCGCCTATTTGCAACCGGACCGCATGGCGACCCTGCTCGAAGCCGGAGCGGACCTCGTGATCCGGGCCGGCTGGAAGAGCGCGCGCTGGCTCGATGCCGAAGGTGAGGTGTTCGATCTCCTCGCCGCGTTGCGCAAGGCGGCAGTCCGCGGGCTGATCGATCGGCCGATCTGGGTAAAACGCAAGCGCGGCGCACCTCTCGCCTTGCGTCTGGTCGCCATCAAGAAGCCGGTGCAGGCGGCTGCCGACGCGCGACGCAAGGCGCGCCGCGACGCACAGCGAGGCGGTCACCAACTCTCGAAGCAAACGCTCGAGGCCGCCGAATGGGTGATCCTGATCACCTCACTCAAGCCCAAGGACTTCGCAACCGCCGATGTCCTGGCCCTATATCGCCTTCGATGGCGGATCGAACTCGGCTTCAAACGATTGAAGAGTCTGATCGGCCTGAAGGGACCGCCAGGAACCGATGAAGGCTCCGCCAGACCCCACGTTCTGGCTCATCTATTGGCCATTCTGCTGCTCGAGCCGTTCATCGACGAACTCGAGGTCTCTCCCCGCTTGGCCGAAGCCGCCTGA